A part of Neovison vison isolate M4711 chromosome 6, ASM_NN_V1, whole genome shotgun sequence genomic DNA contains:
- the USHBP1 gene encoding Usher syndrome type-1C protein-binding protein 1, which yields MSARATRPRSRRGRHAPPGELDPVAESSEEVEAASGSSELGPGPSQESPGPEAEASGQGLGKRTNTEAEGDSSRGPAPSPEGPCKPAEEGQQAEDVAPLDGKTVPTRPEASDVFQTLQHALSSLEAAAAAWRHRPPSCPGPVEAGDRSGVGPRPCLEQEGAGGCQREAARLAERNDWLRLALGSREEELISVRTSLQAIQAEKEMLQREVQELQDSLLRLEPFPPPSRGQAGASGSGSSSSGVDEEPWGTQDPFPLAHPLLRRVRSDSSTQMLGPLPTRPLTPEIHIMDVRMEQLRGNIEKLKCFNRLLSAVLQGYKGRCEGLSMQLGQREAEATALRMALQYSEHCEEVYGVLLTLREADSGAREGIPKGDLEVAEKEAQRLLAQEDTAMDGETPRDPQPSPEGSSVDRPTPQEVATQLWGYVQRLQARRALVKIPPEPGPTLAPMPTVPHAEAMVQAILGTQPGPALPRLEKMQIQQDLAATRESLADLMLRLQLVRREKRGLELREAALRAQGPAHVLLLEQLRWEQAQLRSGGASSSGGDSSGGGSSGDEEEVSQGPPAILGGSRGIDGGQVGKAQGPETLAQELAASLNRALGLREQLHSLREELEQVAQKGRARRAQSAELNSDLCKAHSALVLAFRGAHRKQEEQRRKLEQQMALMEARQAEELEVLEATARALGRPRPPSRLPRLGETFL from the exons ATGAGTGCTCGGGCCACACGCCCCCGAAGCCGGCGAGGGAGGCACGCTCCGCCT GGGGAGCTCGATCCTGTGGCAGAGAGTTCCGAGGAGGTTGAGGCAGCCAGCGGGAGTTCTGAGCTGGGCCCTGGGCCATCTCAGGAGAGCCcggggccagaggcagaggccagtgggcagggcctggggaagAG GACCAACACAGAGGCTGAAGGGGACTCTAGCAGAGGACCCGCCCCATCTCCTGAGGGACCCTGCAAGCCTGCCGAGGAAGGCCAGCAGGCCGAAGATGTAGCCCCACTGGACGGGAAGACTGTCCCTACCAGGCCTGAAGCCTCTGATGTGTTTCAGACTCTCCAGCATGCTCTGAGCTCACTGGAGGCAGCGGCTGCTGCCTGGCGCCACCGGCCCCCAAGCTGTCCTGGGCCCGTGGAGGCAGGAGACAGAAGTGGGGTGGGACCCAGGCCCTGCTTGgagcaggagggggcagggggttgCCAGAGGGAGGCAGCCCGCCTAGCCGAAAGGAATGACTGGCTGCGATTGGCCTTGGGCAGCCGAGAGGAGGAGCTGATTAGCGTGCGGACCTCCCTGCAGGCCATCCAGGCTGAGAAGGAGATGCTGCAGAGAGAG gtCCAGGAGCTGCAGGATTCCCTGCTGAGGCTGGAAcctttcccacctccctcccgGGGCCAAGCAGGGGCCTCAGGCAGTGGCTCCAGCAGTTCTGGGGTAGATGAGGAGCCGTGGGGGACTCAG GACCCCTTCCCCTTGGCTCACCCCCTGCTCCGTCGTGTCCGGAGCGATTCCAGTACTCAGATGCTTGGACCTCTCCCCACGAGACCCCTTACCCCCGAGATCCACATCATGGATGTGCGGATGGAGCAGCTCCGGGG GAACATTGAGAAGCTCAAATGTTTCAACCGTCTGCTGTCAGCTGTGCTGCAGGGGTACAAGGGCCGGTGTGAAGGCCTGAGCATGCAGCTGGGCCAGCGGGAGGCAGAAGCCACAGCCCTGCGTATGGCCTTGCAGTACAG CGAGCACTGCGAGGAGGTGTACGGAGTCCTACTTACTCTCCGGGAGGCTGACTCGGGAGCAAGAGAGGGGATTCCTAAGGGGGACCTGGAGGTGGCAGAGAAGGAAGCCCAGAGGCTGCTGGCACAAGAGGACACTGCCATGGATGGAGAGACACCACGGGATCCACAGCCAAG CCCCGAAGGCAGTAGTGTGGATCGGCCCACACCTCAGGAGGTGGCTACCCAGCTCTGGGGCTATGTCCAGCGTCTCCAGGCACGCCGTGCTCTGGTGAAGATTCCCCCAGAGCCTGGCCCGACTTTGGCACCCATGCCCACTGTGCCCCACGCAGAAGCCATGGTGCAGGCCATTCTGGGGACCCAGCCTGGCCCGGCCCTACCCCGCTTGGAGAAGATGCAGATCCAGCAGGACTTGGCAGCTACACGG GAGAGTCTGGCAGACCTGATGCTGCGGCTTCAGTTGGTGCGGCGGGAGAAGCGGGGTCTGGAGCTGCGGGAGGCTGCCCTCCgagcccagggcccagcccaCGTGCTCCTGCTGGAGCAGCTGCGCTGGGAGCAGGCCCAGCTCCGGTCTGGTGGGGCCAGCAGTAGTGGCGGCGACAGCAGTGGAGGCGGGAGCAGTGGGGACGAAGAGGAGGTGTCCCAG GGCCCTCCCGCTATCCTTGGTGGCAGCAGGGGCATTGATGGAGGTCAGGTGGGCAAAGCCCAGGGCCCGGAGACTCTGGCACAGGAACTGGCAGCGTCACTTAACCG GGCCCTGGGCCTTCGGGAGCAGCTGCACTCTCTGCGGGAGGAACTGGAACAGGTGGCTCAGAAGGGGCGAGCCAGACGTGCTCAGAGTGCTGAGCTGAACAGCGATTTATGCAAGGCTCACAG TGCCCTGGTCCTGGCCTTCCGAGGTGCCCACCGGAAGCAGGAAGAGCAGCGGAGGAAGCTGGAGCAGCAGATGGCCCTCATGGAGGCTCGGCAGGCAGAGGAGCTGGAGGTGTTAGAAGCCACAGCAAGAGCACTGGGCAGGCCCAGACCACCCTCCCGGCTGCCCCGGCTGGGAGAGACCTTTCTGTAG
- the BABAM1 gene encoding BRISC and BRCA1-A complex member 1, with protein MEVAEPSSPTEEEEEEEEEEEEEEEQSAEPRPRTRSNPEGAEDRALGAQASVGSRSEGEGEAASADDGTPNPPGAGPKPWQVPPTAPEVQVRTPRVNCPEKVIICLDLSEEMSLSKLESFNGSKTNALNVSQKMIEMFVRTKHKIDKSHEFALVVVNDDIAWLSGLTSDPRELCSCLYDLETASCSTFNLEGLFSLIQQKTELPVTENVRTIPPPYVVRTILVYSRPPCQPQFSLTEPMKKMFQCPYFFFDVVYIHNGADEKEEEMSWKDMFAFMGSLDTKGTSYKYEVALAGPALELHNCMAKLLAHPLQRPCQSHASYSLLEEDDEATEVEATV; from the exons ATGGAAGTGGCAGAACCCAGCAGCCCcactgaggaagaagaggaggaggaggaggaggaagaagaggaagaggagcagtCAGCTGAGCCCAGGCCCCGAACACGCTCCAACCCTGAAGGAGCAGAGGACCGGGCACTGGGAGCCCAGGCCAGTGTGGGCAGCCGCAGCGAGGGTGAGGGCGAGGCGGCCAGTGCTGACGATGGGACCCCCAATCCTCCAGGAGCTGGCCCCAAGCCCTGGCAGGTGCCCCCAACAGCTCCTGAAGTCCAGGTGCGGACACCAAGGGTCAACTGTCCAGAGAAGGTG ATCATCTGCCTGGACCTGTCAGAGGAAATGTCCCTGTCAAAGCTGGAGTCATTCAATGG ctccaaAACCAACGCTCTCAATGTCTCCCAGAAGATGATCGAAATGTTTGTGCGGACAAAACATAAGATCGACAAGAGCCATGAGTTTGCACTGGTGGTGGTGAATGATGACATCGCCTGG CTGTCCGGCCTGACCTCTGATCCCCGCGAACTCTGCAGCTGCCTCTATGACCTGGAGACGGCTTCCTGCTCCACCTTCA ATCTGGAAGGTCTCTTCAGCCTCAT CCAGCAGAAGACTGAGCTGCCGGTTACCGAGAACGTGCGGACAATTCCACCCCCGTATGTGGTCCGCACCATCCTAGTCTATAGCCGTCCGCCCTGCCAGCCCCAGTTCTCCCTGACGGAGCCCATGAAG AAAATGTTCCAGTGCCCATACTTTTTCTTCGATGTTGTTTACATCCACAATGGCGCtgatgagaaggaagaggaaatgagCTGGAAG GACATGTTTGCCTTCATGGGCAGCCTGGATACCAAGGGCACCAGCTACAAGTATGAGGTGGCACTGGCTGGGCCGGCCCTTGAGCTGCACAACTGTATGGCCAAGCTGCTGGCTCATCCACTGCAGCGGCCCTGCCAGAGTCATGCCTCCTACAGCCTGCTGGAGGAGGACGACGAAGCCACCGAGGTCGAAGCCACCGTCTGA